From the genome of Bacillus sp. V2I10:
TTTAGGCGAGGATGCTATCGATGTCTTAAATTCGTTGGAAGTCGATTCCGTAACTTTTGTCCTATTCGGAGCAACAGGGGATTTAGCCAAGAGGAAAATTTTCCCTGCTTTATATAATTTATTTTTAGATAAAAAAATGCCTAACTCGTTTTCAGTTATTGGTTTAGGCAGAACAAAATGGTCTGATGAAACATTTCAAAAACACGTGAAAGAATCATTGCCAATTTTTTCTAGACGTTTGACAAATGACGCTTCCCAATTGGAAGAGTTTCTTCATGCATTTCGCTATAGTCCTTTGGATGTTACGAATAGTGAGGGGTATAAAAAGTTATTAAACATGATTCAAAAAAGAGAAGAAGAGCTAAGTATTCCTGAAAACCGCCTGTTTTATTTATCTGTATCACCAGAATTTGTTGATGTCATTACAACAGGCATCCAAGAAAGTGGATTAGGTTCAACAAAAGGATGGAAACGTCTCATTATCGAAAAGCCATTTGGGCACGATCTGAAGTCAGCCCAAAAACTAAATGAATTGCTAAGCAAAGATTTTAAAGAAGAAGAAATTTACCGTATTGATCATTACCTCGGAAAGCCGATGGTACAAAACCTTGAAGCTTTAGAATTTGCGAATCCTATGTTACGAGCTCTATGGAACAACCAGTTTATTGCAAATGTACAAATTACGGCAAGTGAAACGGTCGGGGTTGAAGACAGAGCGAGTTATTATGACCAAGCAGGGGCAATTCGTGATATGGTCCAAAATCATATGCTGCAAATGCTTATGATGACCGCTATGCATCTTCCAACACAAATAAGTGCTAAAGAAGTCCGTCAAGAGAAGAGAAATGTTATGGAATTTCTAAGACCATTAAAGAAAGAAGATGTAGCTTCACACGTGGTTCGCGGTCAATATGGGCCGGGGGAAATTAATGGTGAACCTGTTATTGGATATAAAGAGGAACCTGGAATTAATGCTTCTTCAGTAAATGATACATTTGTTGCTGCCCGTTTATGGATTGATGATACATTTTGGAATGGGGTACCTTTCTATATCCGTACTGGAAAAAGAATGCGGGAAAAATCCACACGGATTGTAATTGAGTTCAAAGATCCTTTAAAAAATTTGCACATAAACCAAAATGATAAACCTGCCCCAAATCTTTTAATCATTGAAGTCAGTCCGAACGAAGGGGTTTCATTACAATTAAATAGAAAAAATCCATTAAACAATGGTAAAATCGAGCCCGTTTTGGTTAATTTTTCAGCTAGTGCAAAAGAAGTACCAGAAGCATATGAGCTCTTACTATTCGATGCTTTGCGAGGTGATCAAACCTTCTTTGCCCATTGGAAAGAAGTTGAATTATCTTGGAAGTGGGTACAGCCTATTTTGGAAGCATTTGAGGATAATGTCCTTCCCCTTCATCCTTATCCTTCCGGTTCAATGGGGCCAGATGCTTCTCATCAATTATTGGAAGAAGACGGATTTAAGTGGTTATAGGTATTCATGCTTGGAAATAGCGACTCCTTAATGAAAACATATTTTATCAGGTCCCTAATGAAAAGAATAAGTAAATCATAAGCATTAAAAATGAAGAATCTCCATGAAATGCCTTTAATTTTTGTGCATTTTCAAATGGGAAGGGGAAGTATTGTTTGGCTATTTCTTTTGACTATTCTAATGCCTTATCATTTATGAAAAAAAGAGAAGTAGATCATCTAAGTGAATTTGTAAAAATAGCTCATGATCGGCTTCATGAAAAGAAAGGCCTCGGATCCGATTTTCTCGGTTGGGTGGATTGGCAGATTCACTATGATAAAGACGAATTTGGGCGAATCAAACAAGTTGCTGAGAGAATCCGTGATAATTCAGATGCTCTTATTGTCATTGGCATCGGTGGGTCTTATTTAGGCGCAAAAGCGGCAATTGACGCATTGGCCCACAGTTTTCATAACCAGATGAACAATAAAACACAAGTTTATTTCGCAGGTCAGAATATCAGTTCTACTTATATTGCTCATTTATTAGAGCAATTAGAGGATAAAGATATCTCTGTTAATGTTATCTCTAAATCGGGAACAACGACGGAACCAGCCATTGCTTTTCGTTTTCTTCGTGACTATATGGTGAAAAAGTATGGAAAAGAGGAGGCAAGAAAACGGATTTATGCTACCACTGACCAAGCTAAGGGCGCATTAAAAAAGATTGCTGACAAAGAAGGATATGAATCCTTTGTGATTCCGGATGACGTAGGCGGAAGATATTCTGTGCTGACATCAGTCGGTCTCTTACCTATTGCTGTAGCTGGACTGAATATCGATCGAATGATGGAAGGTGCAGCAGAGGCCTATCATAAATATAACAATCCAGATCTTTTATCTAATGAGTGCTATCAGTATGCTGCTGTACGGAATATCCTTTACGGCAAGGGGAATGTTATCGAACTGCTTGTTAACTATGAACCTTCTCTCCATTATGTCTCTGAATGGTGGAAAAAGTTATTTGGAGAAAGTGAAGGAAAAGATCAGAAAGGACTTTTTCCTGCATCAATAGATTATACAACTGGTTTGCATTCCATGGGTCAATATGTACAGGAAGGCCGACGAAATCTGATAGAAACTGTTTTACATGTAAAGAAACCTCGTGTTGAGCTGACAATTCAAGAAGATCCAGAAAATATCGATGGATTAAACTTCTTGGCCGGAAAGACGGTTAATGAAGTCAACATAAAAGCTTTTCAGGGTACAGTATTGGCCCATTTAGACGGAGGAGTACCTAACTTGATTGTAGAACTGGATGAAATGAATGAATACAGCTTTGGTGAAATGATTTACTTTTTCGAGAAGGCCTGTGCTATTAGCGGACACTTGATAGGTGTAAATCCGTTTGATCAGCCGGGAGTTGAAGCTTACAAGAAGAATATGTTTGCTTTACTTGGCAAACCAGGCTTTGAAAAAGAGAAGAAAGAACTGGAGCTGCGTTTATCCAAATAAATAAGTAACATCAATAAGGTTTATATTTATCATATAACTCTAAATGAAAATTAAAGTTTGTTTTCAAAGATGCATTACTGATTATTAAAATTAAAATGAAGAAGGGACGAATTGACCATGGGAAAACAACAAATCGGAGTGATCGGTTTAGCCGTAATGGGTAAAAATCTCGCATTAAATATTGAAAGCAGAGGTTATTCTGTTTCTGTATTCAACCGTTCATATGAAAAAACAGAAGAATTTTTAAAGAACGAAGCAGAGGGGAAAAATTTTGTTGGTGCGAATAGCATCGAAGAATTTGTTCAATCATTAGAAAAACCACGAAAAATTTTATTAATGGTTAAAGCAGGCGTACCAACAGATGCAACGATTGATTCGTTAAAACCTTACCTTGAAAAGGGCGACATCCTCATCGATGGAGGAAATACATTTTTCCAAGATACAATTAGACGTAATAAAGAATTAGAAGTAACAGGTATCCACTTTATTGGTACAGGTGTTTCAGGTGGGGAAGAAGGAGCATTGAAAGGTCCATCTATTATGCCTGGTGGCCAAAAAGAAGCGTATGAACTTGTAGAGCCAATTTTGAAAGCGATTTCAGCAAAAGTTGAAGGAGACTCTTGTTGTACATATATTGGTCCCAATGGTGCCGGCCATTACGTAAAAATGGTCCATAACGGTATCGAATACGGCGATATGCAGTTAATTTCAGAAGCTTATTTCATTATGAAACATGTGCTTGGCTTAAGTGCCCAAGAACTTCATGAAGTATTTGCAGAATGGAACAAAGGGGAATTAGATAGTTATCTAATTGAGATTACAGCAGACATCTTTACAAAGGTGGATAAAGAAACAGGTAAACCACTTGTTGATTTGATTTTAGATACAGCAGGACAAAAAGGTACAGGTAAATGGACTAGTCAAAGTGCGTTAGATTTAGGAGTATCACTTCCAATTGTCACAGAATCTGTGTTTGCTCGCTTTATTTCCGCTTTGAAAGAAGAACGAGTTAAGGCAAGTAAGCTTTTAAAAGGACCTGCAGAGAAGGTGTTTGAAGGTAATAAAGAAGAATTAATTGAAGCAGTACGCAAAGCTTTATATATGAGTAAAATTTGTTCGTACGCACAAGGCTTTGCCCAAATGCGTTCGGCGTCTGAAGAGTATGACTGGAATCTTAGATATGGCGATATTGCAATGATTTTCCGTGGCGGTTGTATCATTCGTGCACAATTCTTACAAAAAATTAAAGATGCTTATGACCGTGATCCTAACTTGCCAAACTTATTATTAGATTCGTACTTTAAAGAAATAGTAGAAAGCTATCAATCTGCATTACGTCAAGTACTCTCTGTGGCAATTGAACGAGGCATTGCGGTACCATCATTCTCCAGCGCATTATCTTATTATGACAGTTATCGTACAGAAACGTTACCGGCAAATCTGTTACAAGCACAACGTGATTACTTTGGTGCACACACATACCAACGTATAGATAAAGATGGCATTTTCCATACAGAGTGGCTTCGAAAGTAGTTAAAATAATATTGGAGGTACCAAAACCTCTTTATATAGATGTAACAAAAGTTTTTGTTAGTTGAATATTTTTTCGTAAAAAGGAGAAGCCTTCGATTATTAGAAGTTTCTCCTTTTTATTTGATAGATTCTATCAAACCATTTAATCATTAAACCAAGGATTGTTCAATTGTAGGGGTAAAAACAAAAATCAAAGTATGTTCCCCATAAACTCCTAATCTATTAATGCTAAATCGAAGAAAAAAAATGATTCTTAATTAGAAATTTATGAACTATGAATGCAGTCTTATCAAATAGGGCTTCATTAGCTCTTATAACTTCAATTTTCGATTATGGTGTTTCTTTTTCCGCAAAATCATCCATATGTTCTATGCTTTTTATAAGAATCTTTAATTCCTCTGTTAATCGCAGAAACTCTTCCTTGTTGCGATCTCGTAATGTCTGATCGACTTCTTTTTGGATTTGCCACATTCGAAATTCACGAAGGGCTGTGTCTAATACCATTTCAGCAAAAAGCGAATCATTATGGTTTACTTCCTGATCTTCTGATGCATGAAACACATTCTTTTCCATAAGAAATCAACTCCTTGTACTTTTTGTCGGCTTTAGCATTTAATATTTATTAGAATAGGCAGTTCCTCCCTTTCCTGCCCAGAGGAGAGACTTCAGCCATTTGCAAAAGCTTTTGGGGGATGTCATCAGAAAAAATCATTATGTCCGTTTGATTATCTAAACATTCTGAATTAACTTCGGGAATTCCTTTAATTTTTATCCATTCCTCTAAATACCGCACGACTCGTACTGGTAGCTCTGACCCTTGTATATTATATGCTAAAGTACAAACCATTAATCTTATTTTCGTCTAAAATTAAAAGATCTATACATGATATATTCATATATATTAAATTTTGTATATGAATTGAAAGAATGAAGAAGTTCTAGAGTAAACAAATCTAAAATCTATGATCTTTGGAAATCAGGTGAGATATCATAGGTACCTCAAGAACTAGGTTATAAAACCATTTAATAAACCGGTAGGGGATAATGAAAAGAATTCTCAGAAAGAATCTATTTAATAGGAAGAAACTCGTCAAAATCTCTTAATTTCTTACGAGCAGCGAGTATTTCTTTGCAGGGTTGATTTATCTTATTTTTTGTTGCATTTTGATAGTTGATAAGCCAATATTTTACCTTATACAAAAAAGGGCAACTTCACCAAAAGGTGAAATCTGCCCAGAATGAGGTTGATTCATACATAAATTAGGATGGTATTAAATCTGTAATTTGACAGGTCTTTATAGGTTCTATGTTTCTGTCGAAGGAAGGATTTTTGTACCCGAATCACAATTAGTATGATTTATTTTTTGATAAATTACTAGTCATACATTTAAGTGCCTTGTCCTACTCTAGATTTGCATGTCTTCCATACATTTTTTGTCCGGCTAATTCCTTTTTATTCATGACTCTTAGTATGACAGAATCGAAGAATAAGAGGAGACTTTGCTCGAATAAGGACCCCATAGGCTGTATGGTTTTGTAGTCACTGTCTGCCCCTGCCTTAGGTTTGGCAGGTATTTTAATAGCCAAATCACTTATTTTCCCAATGGTCGAATCAGGGGAAATCGTGACAACTGCGACAGATGCATCTAAACTTTTAGCCTTCTCTGCCATTGACACCAAACTTTTTGTCTCCCCTGAACCGGAAGCAATTATTAAAATATCATCTTTTTCTAGACCAGGTGTTACCGTTTCTCCTACTACAAAGGCATCTAACCCCATGTGCATCATACGCATGACAAAGGACTTGGCCATAAATCCAGATCGACCGGCACCAGCCACAAGAATTTTCTTGGATTTAAGTATTTGATCCACCAATTTTTCAGCTTCATCTTCAGATATTAATTCAATTGTCCGATTTAACTCGTTTACAATTTCAGCTGCATATTGAGTAGTCTTCATCATTCACATTACCCTTCTTAAACAAAAGTCGCTTGTTTAATTAATTCTTGCATTTTAGCAGCTACAGCTTTTTTATCATCTTGGTTTGCAATACCTCCACCTACAATGACAAGGTCAGGGTTTGATTTAAGAACTTCTGGAAGTGTTTCTAATTTAATACCGCCTGCGATTGCAGTTTTTGCATTTTTTACAACACCTTTAATTGTTTCAAGGTCCTTAAATGAGTTTTGACCTTTTGCTTGTAGGTCGTAACCTGTGTGGACACAAATATAGTCTACACCCATTTCGTCAACTTCATAAGCACGTTTTGCGATATCCTTTACTGCGATTAAATCAATAAGGATTTTTTTACCTTGTTTTTTTGCTTCTGCAACTGCGCCTTTGATGGACTCATCTTCAGCTACAGCTAGAATAGTGACGATATCAGCACCATGTTCAGCGGCTTTTAAAACTTCGTAACCTGCTGCATCCATTGTTTTCATGTCAGCTAATACTTGTAATTGAGGGAATGCTTCTTTAATAGCTTTTACTGCTTGAAGACCTTCAATTTTAACAACCGGTGTACCAATTTCTACGATATCAATGTGGTCTTTAACTTCTTCCACCAACTTGATTGCTTCTTGAGTATTTACTAGGTCTAACGCTAATTGAAGTTCCATGAATACTTCACTCCTTGTTTTTTATTGGTTTTTTGTTTTTATTTATTGTTGCTACCTATATTGTAATCTCTAATTTTTTAAAAAAGAAGTACACACTTTTATATCATATAGTGTTTAAAAGTATACTAAAGGAAAAAGAAAGAAAGGAAGCTATGTTCCGTGGAAATTATGTAGAAGTTATGTTAAAGGGAAAAGATGTGACTCAAAAAGAAAATCGTGATACATTTATCGGCAATCATATAGTAAGTGGAAGCATGCAACTGATCTAATTCAATAGCGTTCTTTTCAACTGTCCTCCGATATGGGTAACAAGTTAAAACCACATGGAGGAACCCTTTATAAAGGTTCCTCCATGTGGTTTTTAGTGTCTAATTAATTAAAGTTATTTTCCTTAATATGCCTATAAAAAGATAAAAAGATAGCGTTCTCAAAAAATGATATAAAAGGATTGTTTCTAATCCTTAATGAAGAATACTTTTTTCTACTAGAGAGAATCTTCTTTTATTTCTTGTTGGTTATTTAAGACAGTCTCCATATATTCACTGCCCCAGTCATACATAGATTCGAGAATTGGCATCAGGCTTTCTCCTCTTTTGGTCAGAGAATATTCAACTTTGGGTGGAACAACAGGGTAGACTTCACGGTGGACAATGAGGTCTTCTTCCAGCTCTCGCAATTGACTTGCGAGCATTCTCTGCGTAATATCAGGAATCAGAGATTTTAGTTCGCCATATCGCTTGGTTCCTTCTTTGCCCAGATGCCACATAATAAGCATCTTCCATTTACCGCCAATAATAGAAAGTGTTAATTCTTTTTCGCAGTAAAACGTCTTGTCACGCAGATGTGCCATTTATTATCCCTCCATGTCAAATAATAGTGTACTTATTAATACTATATAATAAAAAAGTGCGTACTTACAAATATAAATTATAGATATTATACTTGTATCTACATAGATGATCATCACCCTAACTATTACCTTGTACATTGATAAGAATCTATACATCACATCAAGACTAAAGGGGGGATTTAATGACTATTCCACGTAATCATATTTTAAACAAGAATGCTTTCAAATGTCCTAAATCGTTGGAAGTGCATTCCGTGACCTTTGTCTTATTTAGAACAACAGGAAAGTTAGATAATAAGATAATTTTTCCCTGCTAAAAAATAAATACTGGCTAACAAAGGTTACCTATATGTAAAAAGAAAGACGAACAAATTAGGAGTACACTATTCTAACAGGAGGCAATCAAGATGAAAGTCGGATTAATCGGTTTAGGAAAAATGGGATTAAACTTAGGTCAAAACCTAATTGAACGAAACCACGATGTAGTAGCCTATGATTTGAATTCCTGTGCTGTAGAAGAAATGGAAAAACACGGAGCTAAGGGAACAACTAATATATTAGAACTCATTAAATCATTAGAACAACCTCGAATAATTTGGCTTATGGTTCCACATGGTGCAGTTGATTTTGTAATTGGTGAAGTGACACCGTTTTTAAATAGT
Proteins encoded in this window:
- the zwf gene encoding glucose-6-phosphate dehydrogenase translates to MEVDSVTFVLFGATGDLAKRKIFPALYNLFLDKKMPNSFSVIGLGRTKWSDETFQKHVKESLPIFSRRLTNDASQLEEFLHAFRYSPLDVTNSEGYKKLLNMIQKREEELSIPENRLFYLSVSPEFVDVITTGIQESGLGSTKGWKRLIIEKPFGHDLKSAQKLNELLSKDFKEEEIYRIDHYLGKPMVQNLEALEFANPMLRALWNNQFIANVQITASETVGVEDRASYYDQAGAIRDMVQNHMLQMLMMTAMHLPTQISAKEVRQEKRNVMEFLRPLKKEDVASHVVRGQYGPGEINGEPVIGYKEEPGINASSVNDTFVAARLWIDDTFWNGVPFYIRTGKRMREKSTRIVIEFKDPLKNLHINQNDKPAPNLLIIEVSPNEGVSLQLNRKNPLNNGKIEPVLVNFSASAKEVPEAYELLLFDALRGDQTFFAHWKEVELSWKWVQPILEAFEDNVLPLHPYPSGSMGPDASHQLLEEDGFKWL
- a CDS encoding glucose-6-phosphate isomerase, coding for MAISFDYSNALSFMKKREVDHLSEFVKIAHDRLHEKKGLGSDFLGWVDWQIHYDKDEFGRIKQVAERIRDNSDALIVIGIGGSYLGAKAAIDALAHSFHNQMNNKTQVYFAGQNISSTYIAHLLEQLEDKDISVNVISKSGTTTEPAIAFRFLRDYMVKKYGKEEARKRIYATTDQAKGALKKIADKEGYESFVIPDDVGGRYSVLTSVGLLPIAVAGLNIDRMMEGAAEAYHKYNNPDLLSNECYQYAAVRNILYGKGNVIELLVNYEPSLHYVSEWWKKLFGESEGKDQKGLFPASIDYTTGLHSMGQYVQEGRRNLIETVLHVKKPRVELTIQEDPENIDGLNFLAGKTVNEVNIKAFQGTVLAHLDGGVPNLIVELDEMNEYSFGEMIYFFEKACAISGHLIGVNPFDQPGVEAYKKNMFALLGKPGFEKEKKELELRLSK
- the gndA gene encoding NADP-dependent phosphogluconate dehydrogenase — its product is MGKQQIGVIGLAVMGKNLALNIESRGYSVSVFNRSYEKTEEFLKNEAEGKNFVGANSIEEFVQSLEKPRKILLMVKAGVPTDATIDSLKPYLEKGDILIDGGNTFFQDTIRRNKELEVTGIHFIGTGVSGGEEGALKGPSIMPGGQKEAYELVEPILKAISAKVEGDSCCTYIGPNGAGHYVKMVHNGIEYGDMQLISEAYFIMKHVLGLSAQELHEVFAEWNKGELDSYLIEITADIFTKVDKETGKPLVDLILDTAGQKGTGKWTSQSALDLGVSLPIVTESVFARFISALKEERVKASKLLKGPAEKVFEGNKEELIEAVRKALYMSKICSYAQGFAQMRSASEEYDWNLRYGDIAMIFRGGCIIRAQFLQKIKDAYDRDPNLPNLLLDSYFKEIVESYQSALRQVLSVAIERGIAVPSFSSALSYYDSYRTETLPANLLQAQRDYFGAHTYQRIDKDGIFHTEWLRK
- a CDS encoding IDEAL domain-containing protein, yielding MEKNVFHASEDQEVNHNDSLFAEMVLDTALREFRMWQIQKEVDQTLRDRNKEEFLRLTEELKILIKSIEHMDDFAEKETP
- the hxlB gene encoding 6-phospho-3-hexuloisomerase, which produces MKTTQYAAEIVNELNRTIELISEDEAEKLVDQILKSKKILVAGAGRSGFMAKSFVMRMMHMGLDAFVVGETVTPGLEKDDILIIASGSGETKSLVSMAEKAKSLDASVAVVTISPDSTIGKISDLAIKIPAKPKAGADSDYKTIQPMGSLFEQSLLLFFDSVILRVMNKKELAGQKMYGRHANLE
- the hxlA gene encoding 3-hexulose-6-phosphate synthase, with the translated sequence MELQLALDLVNTQEAIKLVEEVKDHIDIVEIGTPVVKIEGLQAVKAIKEAFPQLQVLADMKTMDAAGYEVLKAAEHGADIVTILAVAEDESIKGAVAEAKKQGKKILIDLIAVKDIAKRAYEVDEMGVDYICVHTGYDLQAKGQNSFKDLETIKGVVKNAKTAIAGGIKLETLPEVLKSNPDLVIVGGGIANQDDKKAVAAKMQELIKQATFV
- a CDS encoding helix-turn-helix domain-containing protein yields the protein MAHLRDKTFYCEKELTLSIIGGKWKMLIMWHLGKEGTKRYGELKSLIPDITQRMLASQLRELEEDLIVHREVYPVVPPKVEYSLTKRGESLMPILESMYDWGSEYMETVLNNQQEIKEDSL